ATGAATTCAGCGTGGAAGATTTGCCTGCGCGCATTTATGCGGCGCAGAAAGAAACAATCCGTCCGCTGGAGATGATTGCCGAAACCGCAAATGCTGCGCCGTTCAAGGCGCTTGCAATCAATGAAGTCTCGCTTTTCAGGCAGTCCTACCAGGCGGCCAAGGTACGCATCACCATTGACGGCAAGGTACGGCTTGAGGAACTGGTCTGTGATGGCGTCATGGTAGCGACGCCTGCAGGTTCCACCGCCTATAATCTGTCTGCACAGGGGCCCATTTTGCCGCTTGAGGCCCCACTCCTGGCTCTAACGCCTGTGAGCCCGTTTCGTCCAAGACGTTGGGGCGGGGCTCTTTTGCCAAAACATGTAACCGTAAGAATGGATTTACTGGAAACTGAAAAGCGGCCAGTCAATGCGGTTGCTGACAATAACGAAGTCAAGTCGGTAAGGTCAGTCACAGTTCGCGAAGACCCCGATAGCCAGGTTGCCATCTTATTTGATCAAAATCATTCTTGGGATGAGCGAATTCTAACAGAACAATTTAGACATTAGTTGGCTATGATTTTAGTAAAATACCGCATTAGTTTTGAGTGAAACACAATAAAATACAAATAAATAAGCATTTTTATATTCTGACGCGGTATTTTAGTTGACTTTTTCACGCTGCGGACGTAGGCGATGCTGCACGAAGACGCTTATTGC
This sequence is a window from Ochrobactrum quorumnocens. Protein-coding genes within it:
- a CDS encoding NAD kinase, which encodes MDDKSLALHFLSSGTEESLAAQKELVKRYGHVAAEDADTVVALGGDGTMLQALRDFMNSGIPIYGMNRGSVGFLMNEFSVEDLPARIYAAQKETIRPLEMIAETANAAPFKALAINEVSLFRQSYQAAKVRITIDGKVRLEELVCDGVMVATPAGSTAYNLSAQGPILPLEAPLLALTPVSPFRPRRWGGALLPKHVTVRMDLLETEKRPVNAVADNNEVKSVRSVTVREDPDSQVAILFDQNHSWDERILTEQFRH